The proteins below come from a single Roseofilum reptotaenium CS-1145 genomic window:
- a CDS encoding putative Ig domain-containing protein — protein sequence GEILAEGEHTLSVQATDEYGNTSEITEISFILDTSAPEIQLNLESLTELEEIDLTGETEPNSEVTLTETGVTTTSDENGIFTFEGVVLELGENSFTVETQDIAGNIGTTNQSITRLEAVLPPVNQSPFFTTEPDLEALIGQSYQTELTALDADGDPLTYHILSAPEGMTLAADGVTLEWSPESEAEGNHSIVVRVTDGRGGSDELSFTLAAIEQPPNRPPEVSSIPVVEGNVNQDYEYQVVASDPDGDHLSYSISAPEGLEIDPQGKITWTPSNEQVGVHEVTVSISDSKGGEVEQHYSILVQPEVGNTAPVIISEPKTQLALSQGQAPGVYQYDVDAVDADNDELVYGLVDAPEGMSINPETGEITWQVPDSFIEGGTELPNGVHLFFGEDSSEVDSDSTPIPIPNSKQARSEFLSHLDGWHLADFEQYAHGERVENHLAFVGTDSSSMTAQLSGSPPYLYVNKTSAGTTLDGAFPLSGVNHLHDFGGPNPQLAFDQPQVALGFFATDFADGGQSLSVDLTHIDGTTTNIPIPHTQPAYSGSALYVGLIDTENPFTQVTLVNSGNAHDGFGYDDILVATADQLSLSDSQEVTVEVKDRRAGVDRQTYTIDLSQESGSLSGQIYAEGERQILYTNDFEDTQQPLPEWDNGQYNDDPWIARSFLGKYGGRNLQVGEFHQTRLNLSELPEHDQVTLDFDLYIINSWSGGEFLGPDGWKLQVVDGETLLDTTFGSGYRYGEHALPQAYPNNVEDGILHPGGTGAADVKPDGFRDYRFGNAVYELSFTFDHTDSELALDFIGDTDEDIHNESWGLDNVRVSVTNNEGLEGWRVYLDQNNNGERDPGEPNTLTDANGNYTFTGLNPGDYTIRTEPKAGWNTTTPESSQHVVSLAGGESLTELDFTQDYSAEEIENHPPEFTNLAPENASVGELWRYDATATDPDNDNLSYFLSVGPEGMSVDPQTGTFVWTPTLEQAEQPHSVILGVDDSNGGIDLKAFQVNTQVEHPPVVTSEPPSTPLNAGTPYEYQIEATDPNLDALTFSVETDQPGITIDDNGLLNLETPVTGVHEVIITVEDGQGESATQTLTLEVVENAENTPPRLLSEPRTTATIGQPYIAQVQAIDDNGDKLAYSLDAPDQLGLSIDQNGQIYWTPTQAEHLGTHEITLTVNDGRGGQDSQTFNLTVSNQSQNQPPEITAAPPNSATLGTQYRYQMQGSDPDGDLLLWSLDQAPSGMSIHSTTGEITWTPTIEQLGEQEVAVRLTDSQGSYTGVIFTLTARGTNIAPLIVSTPLTETSLGSEYLYQVLAADPDGDALTFSFDQAPDGMSINEHGVITWTPTATGSEPISVLVTDAQGATTTHSYTLEVGANARNLAPTITSTPLSYGSAPGQEYTYQLSAVDPEEGENLTYQLLSSPENLILDPQTGLLQWTPSASQAGPHLVQVAAVDSQGLRGGQGFYLNVRNNSAPVILSAPNTELFESQTFRYNLRAIDPDGDNLSYQLSQAPEGMTIDGQGRIIWDAREGTYDSIEATVTDEYGATVTQSIPLQVSLDEENPQVSLFQSFDFAYPNQEVLFAVQGSDNLGIAEKGLTINGTPVPLDAWGTAQWTFAAPGVYQIGATVLDKAGNETTETFEFTVAPFPGDEVIDFNLNLPEGEISEATELLGEITAEKGLQSYKVEVAPVGTDNFITLFEQQGEVENGVLGTFDPTLLANGAYTLRVSAIDHNNFESYTQTEVEVSSGLKLGNFQLSFTDLEIPVTGIPISVTRTYDSLYAHEQENFGQGWRLEFRDTNLQTSVAPPSPEQELLGRPNGFQEGDKVYITLPGGKRETFTFAPEIHPDVNTALRMGAPWPQSALFYVPKFVSEEGSGLTLSVKETSVLRKNTGEYISPNGLGYNPSHYLFGGRYTLTTAEGIEYEIDARSGDLLQVKDLNGNTLNYSDAGIVSSTGVEVKFERDSQGRIAKVIDPAGEEIRYNYDENGDLVSVVDREGNETKYYYENEQRAHYLTRIEDPLGREGIRVEYGEDGRLSRTIDVNGEAVELVYDTEGQTQVVKDLYGKETFYAYDQNGNITQEIQPSGLKIERTYARDKVISETVYTAESGAEGWTTSYEYDHWGNLSKETDPLGNVTLYTSDRKKRLLSETDALGNTTKYEYDYPGNLLSSTDALGNTTEYSYDARGNLLTLKTGTNTINFDYTINGRGTSIVDDLGNKGEYEYNGNGLQTKETLTIQTPEGQQTIITEWEYDDQGRMTKQTQGDNSIEYQYDANGNQIATLSNGITTEYRYDKKGQLVETLYDDNSKTVTLYDKGGRERASISAEGSITYYEYDVAGRLTKTLYPDNSDNQIEQLLAVIAPNETAETIDWTEVVFPLETPAYLNTRTYSRTEYTQDGRVKAEIDSNNNRTEYKYDAIGRQIEVKSDENNWVRYTYDTAGNRRTETYYAEGTSWSNTYDDKGRVIAFTDPNNKVIRYEYHQSGQLKAIIDPRQGKTAYKYDENGQLTQVTDALGQVTKYEYNDEQNRLTAVILDNGKRSTTAYNDEENSVTVTDFNGDAIKYVYDESGSLQHKELLASGTSVSYGYDETTRTETITSERGTTVYQYDELGQLISRTDPEGPYLESGASLEYTYEEGYLTGVKTPSREIGYGYDEEGNLASVTTDEGTTVYEYLNGELVKTIFPNDTAEIIVYDALGRIDVIETVKVDSNTGETLEVLASFDYEVDDVGNREKVTDHEGRVVEYKYDELNRVIEEKITHPIEGERTISYVYDEVGNRLRKEDSLEGLTTYQYENNLLISETQGNRVTTYKYDNNGNLISRLENGTDKTIYTWDDENRLIGVQTPNGDSISYGYNDKNIRVSSTVNGVQTNYLIDSNRPYSQVIEEYQQGELKSSYVYGLDLISQAQGEDSYFYHVDGLGSTIALSNASSALTDSYVYDAYGNLIDSTGETLNLYRFAGEQYDPNVEQYYLRQRYYDPKVGRFTRRDTYEGRLNEPMTLHKYLYAHANPVNNIDPTGLFSLGEVAAARQIRNTLASIQFDSYSYLVSATLGYSQGKGDYKIGDFFLELSFNAFFSLAPVLAPYMISGVKGMIRRLGNRTRGGAGIGKKVPIFDEIESLSIIQQPTNQSCGVTCGAQILQDMGIDVSPSAIARAAGDEFVNAKELSKGLNMVTNDTSKVWYGQQVPQLSKRAINMLNETGPWIAQIGENFNRHWIIIDGFNEAGKLKIRDPWGLSEIYKYIGKGTQYSVDWEDFSNIWTGLVVYRN from the coding sequence TGGAGAAATCCTAGCTGAGGGAGAACATACCCTATCAGTTCAAGCAACAGACGAGTATGGGAATACTTCAGAAATCACCGAAATTTCCTTTATCCTAGATACCAGCGCGCCAGAGATTCAGTTAAATTTAGAATCTCTGACAGAATTAGAAGAAATTGACTTAACGGGAGAAACCGAACCTAATAGTGAGGTAACCTTAACCGAAACGGGAGTCACCACCACTTCTGATGAAAATGGAATCTTTACCTTTGAAGGAGTGGTGCTGGAATTAGGAGAGAATTCTTTTACCGTTGAAACCCAAGATATTGCTGGGAATATCGGCACCACCAATCAGAGCATTACGCGCCTTGAAGCCGTTCTCCCTCCAGTTAATCAATCACCTTTCTTCACCACAGAACCCGATTTAGAAGCCCTTATCGGTCAATCCTATCAAACCGAATTAACCGCTCTTGATGCCGATGGCGACCCCCTAACCTACCACATCTTATCCGCACCCGAAGGCATGACCCTAGCTGCCGATGGAGTCACCTTAGAATGGTCACCCGAAAGTGAAGCAGAAGGCAACCACAGCATCGTCGTGCGTGTCACTGATGGCAGGGGAGGAAGTGACGAACTCTCCTTTACCCTCGCCGCCATCGAACAACCACCCAACCGTCCTCCAGAGGTCAGTTCCATTCCTGTAGTCGAGGGTAATGTTAACCAGGACTATGAGTATCAAGTTGTGGCATCTGACCCAGATGGGGATCATTTAAGCTATAGCATCAGTGCCCCAGAAGGGTTAGAGATAGACCCTCAAGGCAAGATAACCTGGACTCCCAGTAACGAGCAAGTGGGGGTACATGAAGTAACGGTCAGCATTTCCGACAGTAAAGGAGGAGAAGTTGAACAGCACTACAGTATTCTGGTACAACCGGAAGTCGGAAATACAGCTCCGGTTATTATTAGCGAACCAAAAACCCAATTAGCCCTCAGTCAAGGTCAAGCCCCAGGGGTTTATCAGTATGATGTCGATGCAGTTGATGCGGACAACGATGAGTTGGTGTATGGGTTAGTCGATGCACCCGAGGGAATGAGCATTAACCCAGAAACCGGAGAAATTACCTGGCAAGTTCCTGACTCTTTCATTGAGGGAGGAACCGAGTTACCCAATGGAGTCCATTTGTTCTTTGGGGAAGACTCGTCCGAGGTTGACAGCGACTCTACCCCTATTCCCATTCCCAATTCCAAGCAAGCGCGCTCCGAGTTTTTATCCCATTTAGATGGATGGCATTTAGCTGATTTCGAGCAATATGCTCATGGCGAGCGTGTAGAGAACCATTTAGCCTTCGTCGGTACAGATAGCTCGTCAATGACAGCTCAGTTGAGTGGCTCACCTCCTTATCTTTATGTTAACAAAACTTCAGCAGGAACAACCTTAGATGGCGCTTTCCCCCTCTCGGGAGTCAATCACCTACACGATTTTGGCGGCCCAAATCCCCAACTGGCTTTTGACCAACCTCAAGTTGCTTTAGGGTTCTTTGCCACCGACTTCGCCGATGGAGGTCAAAGTCTTTCCGTCGATTTGACTCACATTGATGGAACCACCACCAATATTCCCATTCCCCACACCCAACCCGCCTATTCCGGCTCTGCACTCTATGTCGGTTTAATCGATACGGAGAATCCATTTACTCAAGTTACCTTAGTTAACTCGGGCAATGCTCATGATGGGTTTGGTTATGACGATATTCTGGTAGCCACTGCCGACCAACTCAGCCTCTCCGACTCGCAAGAGGTAACCGTAGAAGTCAAAGATAGACGCGCAGGAGTTGATAGGCAAACCTACACCATCGACCTATCGCAAGAATCGGGAAGTCTTTCCGGTCAAATTTATGCCGAAGGAGAGCGACAAATCCTTTACACCAATGATTTTGAGGATACCCAACAACCTCTGCCTGAGTGGGATAACGGTCAATACAACGACGACCCTTGGATTGCGCGCTCTTTCCTCGGCAAATACGGCGGTCGCAATCTCCAAGTTGGAGAGTTCCACCAAACCCGCCTGAACCTTTCCGAGCTACCCGAACACGACCAAGTTACCCTTGACTTTGATTTATATATTATTAACTCCTGGAGTGGTGGAGAATTCCTTGGTCCCGATGGCTGGAAATTGCAAGTCGTTGATGGGGAAACCTTACTCGATACGACATTTGGTAGCGGCTATCGGTATGGGGAACACGCTCTTCCTCAAGCTTATCCCAACAATGTAGAAGATGGAATTCTCCATCCGGGTGGCACGGGAGCGGCTGATGTTAAGCCTGACGGCTTCCGTGACTATCGTTTTGGCAATGCAGTTTACGAACTCTCATTCACCTTCGACCATACAGACAGCGAACTCGCCCTCGACTTTATTGGCGATACTGATGAAGATATCCATAATGAAAGTTGGGGATTAGATAACGTTCGAGTCAGCGTTACTAACAACGAAGGGCTAGAAGGATGGCGTGTATATCTCGACCAAAATAATAATGGAGAGCGCGACCCAGGAGAACCCAATACCCTCACCGACGCTAATGGAAACTATACCTTCACCGGACTCAATCCTGGAGACTATACCATTCGCACCGAACCCAAAGCGGGTTGGAATACCACCACTCCCGAATCCTCCCAGCACGTGGTTTCCCTCGCTGGAGGAGAGAGCCTCACAGAGTTAGACTTTACACAAGATTACAGCGCAGAAGAGATAGAAAACCACCCTCCAGAATTTACCAACCTAGCCCCCGAAAACGCCTCTGTAGGAGAACTCTGGCGCTACGATGCCACAGCCACCGACCCCGATAACGACAACCTCTCCTACTTCCTCTCCGTAGGGCCAGAAGGAATGAGCGTCGATCCCCAAACCGGTACATTTGTCTGGACTCCCACCTTAGAACAAGCCGAACAACCTCACTCCGTCATCTTAGGCGTAGACGACAGTAATGGAGGCATAGACCTCAAAGCCTTCCAAGTCAACACGCAAGTCGAACATCCTCCTGTAGTCACCTCCGAACCCCCCTCAACTCCTCTCAACGCCGGTACTCCCTACGAATATCAAATCGAAGCCACCGACCCTAACCTAGACGCTCTCACCTTTAGCGTCGAGACCGACCAACCTGGCATTACCATCGATGACAATGGCCTCTTAAATTTGGAAACTCCCGTCACTGGAGTCCATGAAGTCATCATCACCGTTGAAGATGGCCAAGGAGAGAGCGCCACACAAACCCTCACCCTAGAAGTCGTCGAAAATGCCGAAAACACCCCACCGCGCCTTCTCTCAGAACCGCGAACCACTGCCACTATCGGTCAACCCTACATCGCCCAAGTCCAAGCCATCGACGACAATGGCGATAAACTCGCCTATTCCCTAGACGCTCCCGACCAATTGGGTCTGTCCATCGATCAAAACGGTCAAATCTATTGGACTCCTACCCAAGCCGAGCATTTAGGCACTCATGAGATTACCCTCACCGTCAATGATGGACGCGGCGGCCAAGACAGTCAAACCTTTAACTTAACCGTCAGCAACCAGAGCCAGAACCAGCCACCGGAAATTACGGCCGCTCCTCCTAATAGCGCCACCCTAGGCACACAATACCGCTACCAGATGCAAGGAAGCGACCCAGATGGAGACCTGTTGCTCTGGAGTTTAGACCAAGCGCCATCTGGAATGAGCATTCACTCCACCACCGGAGAAATCACCTGGACTCCCACGATTGAGCAATTAGGAGAACAAGAAGTGGCCGTGCGCCTGACGGACTCTCAAGGAAGCTACACAGGGGTGATATTTACCCTCACCGCCAGAGGCACAAATATTGCTCCCCTAATCGTATCTACGCCTCTGACCGAAACCAGTTTAGGCTCCGAATATCTCTATCAAGTCCTAGCTGCCGACCCGGATGGCGATGCCCTCACCTTTAGCTTCGACCAAGCTCCTGATGGCATGAGTATTAACGAGCATGGCGTAATTACCTGGACCCCCACTGCCACCGGGTCAGAGCCAATTTCTGTACTCGTTACGGACGCGCAAGGAGCCACCACCACCCACAGCTATACCCTAGAAGTGGGGGCAAACGCCCGGAATCTAGCTCCGACGATAACTTCTACTCCATTAAGTTACGGCAGTGCGCCGGGTCAAGAATATACCTATCAACTCAGCGCCGTTGACCCGGAAGAGGGAGAAAACCTCACCTATCAGTTGCTCTCTAGTCCAGAAAATCTTATCCTCGACCCGCAAACGGGACTCTTACAATGGACTCCTTCAGCATCACAGGCGGGGCCTCATTTAGTCCAAGTAGCAGCCGTTGATAGTCAAGGGTTGCGAGGGGGACAAGGATTCTATCTTAATGTGCGAAACAATAGCGCGCCCGTTATCTTATCTGCGCCCAATACTGAACTGTTTGAGAGTCAAACTTTCCGCTATAATCTCCGAGCTATAGACCCCGATGGCGACAACTTAAGCTACCAGTTAAGCCAAGCTCCAGAAGGCATGACGATTGATGGGCAAGGTCGTATCATTTGGGATGCTCGAGAAGGGACTTATGACTCTATTGAAGCTACAGTCACCGACGAATATGGCGCAACCGTAACGCAATCGATACCTCTACAGGTGAGTCTAGATGAGGAAAACCCTCAAGTTAGTCTATTCCAAAGCTTTGACTTTGCCTATCCCAACCAAGAAGTCCTCTTTGCTGTGCAAGGAAGCGATAATCTAGGCATAGCAGAGAAAGGCTTAACGATTAATGGTACTCCCGTTCCTTTAGATGCTTGGGGAACCGCGCAATGGACGTTTGCTGCTCCTGGAGTGTACCAGATTGGAGCCACCGTACTCGATAAGGCGGGGAACGAAACCACGGAAACCTTTGAATTTACGGTTGCTCCCTTTCCTGGAGATGAGGTGATTGACTTTAATCTCAATTTACCTGAAGGAGAGATTTCTGAAGCCACGGAACTGTTGGGAGAGATAACAGCAGAGAAAGGATTACAATCCTATAAAGTAGAAGTAGCGCCCGTAGGAACAGATAACTTTATCACCCTCTTCGAGCAACAAGGAGAAGTCGAAAATGGAGTTCTGGGAACCTTCGACCCCACGCTCCTGGCTAATGGTGCCTATACTCTGCGCGTCAGTGCGATTGACCACAACAATTTCGAGTCCTACACTCAGACAGAAGTCGAGGTTTCCTCGGGATTAAAACTGGGCAACTTCCAACTCTCGTTCACCGACTTGGAGATTCCAGTTACGGGAATCCCCATCAGCGTTACCCGCACCTATGATAGCCTGTACGCCCACGAGCAAGAGAATTTCGGTCAGGGATGGAGACTCGAATTTAGAGACACCAACCTGCAAACAAGCGTGGCCCCTCCATCGCCAGAGCAGGAGCTACTGGGTCGCCCCAACGGATTCCAAGAGGGAGACAAAGTATACATTACCCTACCGGGAGGTAAGCGCGAGACCTTTACCTTCGCTCCAGAGATTCATCCGGATGTCAATACCGCCTTACGCATGGGTGCCCCTTGGCCCCAAAGCGCCCTATTCTATGTGCCCAAGTTTGTCTCTGAAGAAGGTAGCGGGTTGACTTTGAGTGTCAAAGAGACTTCTGTCTTGCGTAAAAACACTGGAGAATATATTTCCCCCAATGGGTTGGGCTATAATCCCTCTCACTATTTGTTTGGCGGACGCTATACTCTCACGACTGCCGAAGGGATAGAGTATGAGATAGATGCGCGCTCTGGAGACTTATTGCAGGTTAAAGACTTAAATGGCAACACCCTCAACTACTCCGATGCCGGTATCGTCAGTTCTACCGGAGTAGAGGTTAAATTCGAGCGCGATAGTCAAGGCAGAATCGCTAAAGTCATCGACCCCGCAGGAGAAGAAATCCGTTACAACTACGACGAAAATGGAGACCTAGTTAGCGTTGTAGATCGCGAAGGAAACGAGACTAAATATTACTACGAAAACGAACAACGCGCGCACTATCTCACCCGCATAGAAGACCCCTTGGGAAGAGAAGGGATACGGGTAGAATATGGAGAAGACGGTCGCTTATCCAGGACAATAGACGTGAATGGAGAAGCCGTTGAGTTAGTTTACGATACAGAAGGTCAAACTCAAGTCGTTAAGGACTTGTACGGAAAAGAGACTTTTTATGCTTACGACCAGAATGGCAATATTACCCAGGAGATTCAACCGTCGGGACTGAAGATAGAGCGCACTTACGCACGCGATAAGGTAATAAGCGAGACAGTTTATACCGCAGAAAGTGGGGCAGAAGGATGGACAACAAGCTACGAGTACGACCATTGGGGCAATTTGTCTAAGGAAACCGACCCCTTGGGGAATGTCACTCTTTACACGAGCGATAGGAAGAAGCGCCTGTTGAGCGAGACGGATGCTCTGGGGAATACGACTAAGTACGAGTATGATTATCCCGGTAATTTATTGTCGAGTACGGATGCTCTGGGGAATACCACTGAGTACAGTTATGATGCGCGCGGTAATCTTTTAACCCTAAAAACGGGGACCAACACCATCAACTTTGACTATACGATCAATGGTCGAGGAACCAGCATCGTAGACGACCTAGGAAATAAAGGAGAATACGAATACAACGGCAACGGTTTACAAACCAAAGAAACCCTCACCATTCAAACCCCAGAAGGCCAGCAAACTATTATCACCGAATGGGAATACGACGACCAAGGTCGCATGACCAAACAAACCCAAGGGGATAACTCCATTGAATACCAATACGATGCCAATGGCAATCAAATCGCCACCCTATCCAACGGCATTACCACCGAATATCGCTACGACAAAAAAGGTCAACTCGTAGAAACCCTTTATGACGATAACTCCAAAACCGTCACCCTCTACGACAAAGGAGGAAGAGAGCGCGCCAGTATTAGCGCCGAGGGCAGCATTACCTACTACGAATACGACGTAGCCGGACGACTAACAAAAACCCTTTATCCTGATAATTCTGACAACCAAATCGAACAACTGCTCGCCGTTATTGCACCCAATGAAACCGCAGAAACCATCGACTGGACCGAAGTAGTATTTCCCCTAGAAACACCCGCCTATTTGAACACTCGCACCTATAGCCGCACCGAATATACTCAAGACGGTAGAGTTAAAGCCGAAATTGACAGCAACAATAACAGAACCGAATATAAATACGATGCCATCGGCAGGCAAATTGAAGTTAAATCCGACGAGAATAACTGGGTGCGCTATACCTACGACACAGCAGGAAATCGGCGCACAGAAACCTATTATGCAGAAGGCACAAGTTGGAGCAATACTTACGATGATAAGGGTCGAGTCATTGCCTTTACCGACCCGAATAATAAAGTAATTCGCTATGAATATCATCAGAGCGGACAGCTCAAAGCCATTATCGACCCTCGGCAAGGAAAAACCGCATACAAGTACGATGAAAACGGACAACTGACGCAAGTGACCGATGCTCTGGGTCAAGTGACGAAGTATGAATATAATGACGAGCAGAATCGGTTAACTGCGGTTATTTTAGACAATGGCAAGCGTTCTACGACTGCCTATAACGATGAGGAGAATTCGGTTACGGTTACCGATTTTAATGGCGACGCGATTAAGTATGTTTATGACGAGAGTGGCAGCTTGCAGCACAAAGAGTTGCTTGCTTCTGGAACTTCGGTTAGTTATGGCTATGATGAAACGACGCGCACGGAGACTATTACTAGCGAGCGCGGAACGACGGTTTATCAGTATGATGAATTGGGACAACTGATTTCGAGAACAGATCCAGAAGGACCGTATTTAGAGAGTGGTGCGAGTTTAGAATATACCTATGAAGAAGGGTATTTAACTGGCGTGAAAACTCCTAGTCGGGAGATAGGTTACGGTTATGATGAAGAGGGTAATCTCGCCTCAGTTACCACCGATGAAGGGACGACGGTTTACGAGTACTTAAATGGCGAGTTAGTGAAGACTATCTTTCCTAACGATACGGCGGAAATAATTGTTTATGATGCCTTGGGACGCATTGATGTGATTGAGACGGTGAAGGTTGACTCGAATACCGGGGAAACCTTAGAGGTATTGGCGAGTTTTGATTATGAGGTGGATGATGTCGGAAATCGCGAGAAAGTAACCGACCATGAGGGGAGGGTGGTTGAGTATAAGTATGATGAGTTGAATCGGGTCATTGAGGAGAAGATTACTCATCCAATTGAGGGAGAGCGGACGATTTCTTATGTGTATGATGAGGTAGGGAATCGATTAAGAAAAGAAGACTCTCTCGAAGGATTAACTACTTATCAGTATGAGAACAATCTTCTCATCAGTGAAACACAAGGAAATAGAGTTACTACTTACAAGTACGATAACAACGGTAATTTAATTTCTCGCCTAGAGAACGGTACGGATAAAACTATTTACACCTGGGATGATGAGAATCGTTTGATTGGAGTCCAAACCCCGAATGGAGATAGTATCAGCTACGGTTATAATGACAAAAATATTCGCGTTAGCTCAACTGTGAATGGAGTCCAGACTAACTATTTAATAGATAGCAACCGTCCTTACAGTCAAGTTATCGAAGAATATCAACAAGGAGAACTCAAATCTAGCTATGTATATGGACTAGACTTAATTTCTCAGGCACAAGGAGAAGACAGTTATTTCTATCATGTCGATGGTTTAGGAAGTACGATAGCTCTGAGCAATGCAAGTAGCGCTCTCACCGATAGTTACGTCTATGATGCTTATGGAAATCTCATTGATTCTACTGGAGAGACTCTCAATCTTTATCGATTTGCAGGAGAACAGTACGATCCGAATGTAGAGCAATATTATTTAAGACAGCGATATTACGATCCAAAAGTCGGTAGATTTACCAGACGCGATACTTATGAAGGACGATTAAATGAACCAATGACGCTGCATAAGTATCTTTATGCTCATGCTAATCCGGTTAATAATATCGATCCTACTGGGTTGTTTTCTTTGGGAGAAGTTGCTGCTGCACGGCAGATTCGTAATACTCTGGCATCGATACAGTTCGATAGTTATAGTTATTTGGTTTCTGCTACTCTTGGATATTCACAAGGAAAAGGCGATTATAAAATTGGAGATTTCTTTCTTGAACTTTCATTTAATGCTTTTTTCTCTTTAGCTCCTGTTCTAGCTCCTTATATGATTTCAGGAGTCAAAGGTATGATTCGGAGATTAGGAAATCGGACGCGTGGAGGAGCTGGTATTGGTAAAAAAGTTCCGATTTTTGATGAAATAGAAAGTCTATCAATAATTCAACAACCTACTAATCAATCATGTGGGGTTACTTGTGGAGCACAAATACTACAAGATATGGGAATTGATGTTAGTCCAAGTGCAATAGCACGAGCCGCAGGGGATGAATTTGTCAATGCTAAGGAACTTAGTAAAGGACTTAATATGGTAACTAATGATACATCTAAAGTGTGGTATGGTCAACAAGTTCCCCAGTTATCTAAACGTGCTATAAATATGCTTAATGAAACAGGTCCTTGGATAGCTCAAATTGGTGAAAATTTCAATCGGCATTGGATAATAATTGATGGCTTCAATGAAGCAGGAAAACTAAAAATCAGAGATCCTTGGGGATTAAGTGAGATTTATAAATATATAGGAAAAGGCACACAATATAGTGTAGACTGGGAGGATTTTAGCAATATATGGACTGGATTGGTGGTTTACAGAAACTAA